One Bos indicus isolate NIAB-ARS_2022 breed Sahiwal x Tharparkar chromosome 10, NIAB-ARS_B.indTharparkar_mat_pri_1.0, whole genome shotgun sequence DNA window includes the following coding sequences:
- the LOC109564294 gene encoding olfactory receptor 4K2 — MMDLVNKSTVSDFVLLGLSKSWKLQTFFLVVFSLFYVTTMVGNSLIVITVISDSHLHFPMYFLLTNLSIIDMFLASFATPKMITDYLSGHKTISFDGCITQIFFLHLFTGTEIILLMAMSFDRYIAICKPLHYASIISPQMCVALVVVSWVVGVMHSMSQVIFALTLPFCGPNEVDSFFCDLPVVFQLACVNTYVLGLFMISTSGIIALSCFILLFSSYVIVLVTIRNHSSKGTSKVLSTCTAHFIVVFMFFGPCIFIYMWPLSSFLIDKILSVFYTIFTPILNPVIYTLRNQEVKTAMRKLKNKLLNSNKATPLHYF; from the coding sequence ATGATGGATTTGGTGAACAAGTCTAcagtttctgattttgttttgctAGGACTCTCTAAATCCTGGAAACTACAGACATTTTTCCTCGTGGTGTTTTCGCTCTTTTATGTGACAACAATGGTGGGTAATAGCCTCATAGTCATCACAGTGATATCAGACTCTCATCTGCACTTCCCCATGTACTTCCTGCTTACCAACCTTTCCATCATTGATAtgtttcttgcttcctttgcAACCCCTAAGATGATTACAGACTACCTCAGTGGACACAAAACCATCTCCTTTGATGGTTGCATCACCCAGATATTTTTTCTACACCTTTTTACTGGCACTGAGATTATTTTGCTAATGGCCATGTCTTTTGATAGGTATATTGCAATATGCAAGCCTCTCCACTATGCTTCAATCATAAGTCCCCAGATGTGTGTTGCCCTTGTGGTGGTTTCCTGGGTTGTAGGAGTCATGCATTCAATGAGCCAGGTCATATTTGCTCTCACATTGCCCTTCTGTGGTCCCAATGAGGTAGATAGCTTTTTCTGTGACCTTCCTGTGGTGTTCCAACTAGCATGTGTAAATACTTATGTCCTGGGCCTCTTTATGATCTCAACAAGTGGCATCATTGCCTTGTCCTGCTTTATTCTTCTATTCAGTTCTTATGTTATTGTCTTGGTTACTATCAGAAATCATTCTTCAAAAGGAACATCTAAGGTTCTTTCTACCTGCACAGctcatttcattgtggttttcatgttCTTTGGGCCCTGCATCTTCATCTATATGTGGCCACTAAGCAGTTTTCTGATAGACAAGATTCTATCTGTGTTTTATACCATCTTTACTCCCATTCTGAACCCAGTAATCTATACTTTGAGAAATCAGGAAGTGAAAACAgccatgaggaaactgaagaataAGCTTCTAAATTCTAACAAGGCAACTCCATtgcattatttttag
- the LOC109564295 gene encoding olfactory receptor 4K15-like: MNQENKSRVAEFVLLGLSSSWELQYFFFMLFNFLYIIIVLGNLLIVLTVISEPALHTPMYIMLSNLSILDVFLATYATPKMIHDFLHEPKTISFEGCMAQIFLLHVFAGGEMVLLVAMAYDRYVAICKPLHYATIMNLCKCTGLVVGSWVIGVMHSLSQLAFTVNLPFCGPNVVNSYYCDLTLVIKLACTDTYVPEVLMLLDSGLMGVASFLLLLVSYTVILVTVQCRSSTDMTKARSTLTAHIIVVTLFFGPCIFIYAWPFSNFPVDKVLSVFSTVFTPILNPIIYTLRNKEVKLAMHKLKTRYVCSRLPSQLSLLRLDVLS, translated from the coding sequence AtgaaccaagaaaataaatctaggGTGGCTGAGTTTGTGTTGCTGGGGCTCTCCAGTTCTTGGGAGCTCCAGTATTTCTTCTtcatgttgtttaatttcttgTATATCATCATTGTGCTGGGCAACCTCCTCATTGTACTCACAGTGATCTCTGAACCTGCCCTGCATACACCTATGTACATAATGCTCAGTAATCTTTCCATTCTTGATGTCTTTCTGGCCACTTATGCAACCCCCAAGATGATTCATGATTTCCTTCATGAACCCAAGACCATCTCCTTCGAGGGCTGCATGGCCCAGATATTCTTACTCCATGTCTTTGCTGGTGGTGAGATGGTGCTCCTTGTAGCTATGGCATATGACAGATATGTAGCCATATGCAAACCTCTCCATTATGCAACCATCATGAACTTGTGCAAATGTACAGGTCTGGTAGTAGGCTCTTGGGTGATTGGGGTCATGCACTCGTTGAGCCAATTAGCTTTCACTGTAAACCTCCCCTTCTGTGGTCCAAATGTTGTGAACAGTTATTACTGTGACCTTACTTTGGTCATCAAACTTGCCTGTACGGATACGTATGTCCCTGAAGTGTTGATGCTTTTGGATAGTGGTCTCATGGGAGTGGCTTCATTCTTGCTGTTGCTGGTCTCCTACACAGTCATCCTGGTCACTGTGCAATGTCGTTCCTCAACGGACATGACCAAGGCCCGCAGCACTCTGACTgcccacatcattgtggttaccCTCTTTTTTGGGCCCTGTATCTTCATCTATGCCTGGCCTTTCAGCAACTTCCCAGTGGATAAAGTCCTTTCTGTGTTCTCTACAGTTTTCACACCTATATTGAACCCCATAATCTACACATTGAGAAACAAAGAGGTGAAACTGGCAATGCATAAACTGAAGACCCGCTATGTATGTTCTAGGCTCCCTTCTCAACTCTCTCTCCTAAGACTAGATGTGTTGAGTTGA